In Myxococcales bacterium, the following proteins share a genomic window:
- the rsmA gene encoding ribosomal RNA small subunit methyltransferase A produces the protein MSERERGPRALLQERGLAPKKHFGQNFLTDPSLAARIAELATTPPAGTVIELGAGLGALTRPLLVRASHVIAVERDRDLVPLLELELGAALAAGTLTLVEADAKTIEPAALVAGRPRPHVLCGNLPYHLSGPLLTLAVNNARSLDRVVYLVQLEVAERVAAGAGDESYGALSVFVQAQFTPRRAFVIRRGAFHPQPNVDSAVLVLDPHPVPVSDETAEFRALVRGAFAKRRKKLRNAWRGVMGKNDVQVSSAAERAGIDLDLRGETLDVAAFARMAKEIVH, from the coding sequence ATGAGCGAACGTGAGCGCGGGCCGAGGGCTCTATTGCAGGAGCGAGGGCTGGCCCCGAAGAAACACTTCGGCCAGAACTTCCTGACGGACCCCAGCTTGGCTGCGCGCATCGCCGAGCTCGCCACCACGCCGCCGGCCGGAACCGTGATCGAGCTTGGGGCCGGCCTCGGCGCCCTGACACGACCGCTGCTCGTGCGCGCGAGCCACGTGATCGCGGTCGAACGCGACCGAGATCTGGTTCCGCTGCTCGAGCTCGAGCTTGGGGCGGCGCTCGCCGCAGGCACGCTGACGCTGGTCGAAGCCGACGCAAAGACCATCGAACCCGCGGCCCTCGTGGCGGGTCGCCCGCGGCCCCATGTGCTCTGCGGAAACCTGCCCTATCACTTGAGTGGCCCACTGCTCACCCTCGCGGTGAACAACGCCCGCAGCTTGGACCGCGTGGTCTACCTCGTGCAGCTCGAGGTCGCAGAGCGCGTGGCCGCGGGCGCCGGCGACGAGAGCTACGGCGCGCTGAGTGTGTTCGTGCAGGCGCAGTTCACCCCACGGCGAGCCTTCGTGATCCGGCGCGGAGCGTTCCACCCGCAGCCCAACGTCGACTCCGCGGTGCTCGTGCTCGACCCACATCCGGTTCCAGTCAGCGATGAGACCGCCGAGTTCAGGGCCCTCGTCCGCGGTGCGTTCGCCAAGCGACGCAAGAAGCTGCGAAACGCCTGGCGCGGGGTGATGGGCAAGAACGACGTGCAGGTGTCCTCGGCGGCGGAACGCGCGGGCATCGATCTCGATCTGCGGGGCGAGACGCTGGACGTGGCCGCGTTCGCACGCATGGCCAAGGAGATCGTCCATTGA
- the atpC gene encoding ATP synthase F1 subunit epsilon has product MTAATISLEIVTPTGVALSEQVTDLTAPSVEGEFGVLPAHRPLLAALKTGIVSYHIDGQEQRVAVGSGFVDVADDHAVLLTDRFMTKAEVDPVRARLELKEADEGLDAYAGDPGTPEHAALIAKELWAAVQLELYGDPPPATINTFQEFQLVAHDNYLEEGPHLAEAVVDELAEADASKSEKSSKSEKK; this is encoded by the coding sequence ATGACCGCAGCGACCATCAGCCTCGAGATCGTGACGCCCACGGGTGTCGCCCTGAGTGAACAGGTCACCGACTTGACCGCTCCGAGCGTGGAGGGCGAGTTCGGTGTTCTGCCGGCGCACCGCCCGCTGCTCGCCGCGCTCAAGACCGGCATCGTCAGCTATCACATCGACGGACAGGAGCAGCGGGTCGCCGTCGGCTCGGGCTTCGTGGACGTGGCGGATGACCACGCGGTGCTTCTGACCGATCGCTTCATGACCAAGGCCGAGGTCGACCCGGTTCGGGCCCGCCTCGAGCTGAAGGAGGCCGACGAGGGCCTCGACGCCTACGCCGGCGACCCCGGCACGCCGGAGCACGCAGCGCTGATCGCCAAAGAGCTCTGGGCTGCCGTGCAGCTGGAGCTGTACGGCGATCCCCCGCCCGCCACGATCAATACCTTCCAGGAGTTCCAGCTCGTCGCGCACGACAACTACCTGGAGGAGGGCCCCCACTTGGCGGAGGCCGTGGTCGATGAGCTGGCCGAGGCGGACGCTTCGAAGTCCGAGAAGAGCTCGAAGTCCGAGAAGAAGTAG
- a CDS encoding SEL1-like repeat protein gives MSKALSPTTVAIILGSAVGVIAALTEGTAPRRGNGVDTSPTPRPVPTRTEPALRAPTAPAESAPFEPRAISPIGNAPDAPSAPAPPPSSRPPAPREAGSAQIGELELGCARRQPAACLAAARAHENTPDPAKARLHRSLAVSLLDERCLARDAESCHELAELYRAGIGVEQNLETASALDARTTQLCAGKTTGFCAAPPPAGD, from the coding sequence ATGTCGAAGGCACTCTCGCCAACCACCGTGGCCATCATCCTTGGCAGCGCGGTGGGTGTGATCGCCGCACTGACCGAGGGAACAGCGCCCCGGCGCGGGAACGGCGTCGACACCTCGCCCACACCTCGTCCCGTGCCAACTCGTACCGAGCCAGCGCTGCGCGCGCCGACCGCGCCGGCAGAGTCTGCGCCATTCGAGCCGAGAGCGATCTCGCCCATCGGCAACGCTCCAGACGCCCCGAGCGCGCCCGCGCCTCCGCCAAGCTCGCGACCGCCCGCTCCGCGAGAGGCGGGAAGCGCGCAAATCGGCGAGCTCGAGCTCGGCTGCGCGCGGCGGCAGCCCGCGGCCTGTCTGGCCGCTGCGCGCGCGCACGAAAACACACCCGACCCCGCGAAGGCGCGTCTGCACCGCTCCCTCGCGGTCTCGCTGCTCGACGAACGCTGCCTGGCACGCGATGCCGAGAGTTGTCACGAGCTGGCAGAGCTCTACCGTGCCGGCATCGGCGTAGAGCAAAACCTAGAAACCGCGAGCGCGCTCGATGCACGGACGACGCAGCTGTGCGCGGGCAAGACCACCGGCTTCTGCGCCGCGCCCCCGCCTGCGGGTGACTAG
- a CDS encoding PEGA domain-containing protein: MSRHAQWLVDDDDLTLTVPLQSVLRAPEFREECTDIVVHPSFAIAAEPVTDQMPALGVHPYASVQSAFDRTPEFPSAPQFHASSPVHSAPSRPIPFTPAPSRQSWLPAPRARLDSDTGISTWKKTIPALRRMIGLPGVRALAPAPEPPPRPTPNTATTRGSWSPFILIAASIGAVAMVVLMLISFASRAAEASRLAHTRVVSARSPDGAQVTNGRVFVDGSAHCESTPCELELADGEHWITVRAPGYRTPPSRSITSGAQEATVVAFDLSPSEALPTPAAVAAPTLAAVAQPEPRAALVLPVAPAPVAAAPAPAAPAVVRSAWTAMGRLNVNSIPASNVVVDGRPIGHTPIMGFKVKPGAHTVVLIGPGGSRAVRTATVGAGRTATVAARL; encoded by the coding sequence ATGAGCAGACACGCACAGTGGCTCGTAGACGACGACGACCTGACGCTGACCGTTCCGCTGCAGAGCGTGCTGCGCGCGCCGGAGTTCCGCGAAGAGTGTACGGACATCGTGGTCCACCCCTCGTTTGCGATCGCTGCCGAGCCGGTGACGGACCAGATGCCGGCGCTTGGGGTGCATCCCTACGCCTCGGTCCAGAGTGCCTTCGACCGCACCCCAGAGTTTCCGTCCGCGCCGCAGTTCCACGCAAGCTCGCCGGTCCACTCCGCGCCCTCTAGGCCAATCCCGTTCACCCCCGCGCCCAGCCGCCAGAGCTGGCTGCCGGCTCCGCGTGCGCGCCTCGATTCGGATACCGGAATCAGTACCTGGAAGAAGACCATCCCGGCGCTCCGCCGCATGATCGGCCTGCCCGGGGTGCGGGCTCTGGCGCCGGCTCCCGAACCCCCGCCCCGGCCAACACCCAATACGGCGACGACCCGCGGGAGCTGGTCGCCGTTCATCCTCATCGCGGCGTCGATTGGCGCAGTGGCGATGGTCGTCCTGATGCTGATCAGCTTTGCCTCACGCGCCGCGGAGGCGTCTCGGCTCGCTCACACCCGCGTGGTGAGCGCGCGCTCGCCCGACGGAGCGCAGGTCACGAACGGACGTGTCTTCGTCGATGGCAGCGCCCATTGTGAGTCGACCCCGTGTGAGCTCGAGCTGGCGGACGGCGAGCACTGGATCACGGTGCGCGCCCCGGGCTACCGAACTCCGCCCTCACGCTCCATCACCTCCGGCGCTCAGGAGGCGACAGTCGTCGCTTTCGATCTCTCGCCGTCGGAAGCTCTGCCCACTCCGGCCGCGGTGGCAGCGCCGACCCTTGCTGCCGTCGCCCAACCCGAACCGCGCGCTGCGCTGGTGTTGCCTGTCGCCCCCGCGCCGGTGGCCGCCGCCCCGGCGCCCGCGGCGCCCGCCGTGGTCCGGTCCGCATGGACCGCCATGGGTCGACTGAACGTGAACTCCATCCCCGCCTCGAACGTCGTCGTCGACGGGCGACCGATCGGCCACACACCGATCATGGGCTTCAAGGTGAAACCGGGGGCCCACACCGTCGTGCTGATCGGACCGGGTGGCTCGCGAGCCGTACGCACGGCGACCGTCGGTGCCGGCCGGACCGCCACGGTCGCAGCTCGGCTCTGA
- a CDS encoding PQQ-binding-like beta-propeller repeat protein, giving the protein MSATLDVPAECGTGDDEAIPFNYDSPGGAHHHLYKSARAVTVVPGALVGLPAFPTLLAIDCPGANKTNQLKLIEPSTGAVKKTIPLGPAGTEWRGMALRGDRGDLIGLESTSDLTATYRVHSVRVDPNVPAGQSRVTQLFSVAAAAGEERVAVGIGWNGEDDLVSVLVNVLGFNVPDRILRFTESGGAPPAGTLPSQTPISTLACPAFLGDTEHTAVPTGLLVSGRSEIFGCDESFAASTDDDDVALLQLLADQSGDTDVSSPLEGLLYDLECDAITFADVQRTVVWAMTRNGRQIRAFTVPQGTCGNAGAPAEQTQQFFGPTGAPNPAFTAICSTFTLDADKDGILDCWETLGGIDWDLDGTLDYTFPPGEKPTLLVQDIYVEIDYMAGHNPLASAYQDSTGKDPIEKTKQAFAGAPAFYADADVLKLFPISRRLHVLVDEQLGHSGALSFTGNGCSDPPAIGIPDFDFIKAGHFGTVAERALADWDAKTHPAKASVFRYNLWVHGLLGGATKSGCAEFGGNDFVVSLPGENVADVSTKWYFDEPAGSFMHELGHTLHLEHGGADSLNYKPNYPSVMNYSFQSDLNSKRRLDYSRAELLLLDEANLNESIGVPGFPTDTNGNVGRTQVCRCAPSKSPPCPCFAKLTSPYTDWNLNGPDDGFISPTDINGDLAIASKLKSHDDWTNIQVNFRGSFEALDGVRLTSVDETPRPPFFDDMDGDGVGVGTDNCSPVFNPSQTDSDGDGVGDACDLPVPVAWPMFRRVADHSARAGVVASNGPALDWTFATGKKIDGSPAIANDSSVFVGAHDGRLYALSRTGSLLWTFQTGGPIESGPALVELAAVYVTSLDGKLYRLGWSGGKQWAFATGGAVRSSPTLGVDETAYFGSDDHAVYAVNSQGALVWSLATGGEVRSSPAIAPDGTVYVGSDDKHVYAMSPAGALLWKRALGGQVRASLAVTASGSIVVGARDGRLYALSANGDILWSYDAGKHIDSSPAIASDGTIYFGTDGGSLIALHPNGTLKWSFDAGAHIDSSPAVDRAGTVVFGADDGRLRAVGAGGALLWSLETHGDVDSSPAIDGTGRVVVGSKSGKLFAVTAP; this is encoded by the coding sequence GTGAGCGCCACGTTGGACGTGCCAGCGGAATGCGGCACAGGAGATGACGAGGCCATCCCCTTCAACTACGACTCGCCGGGCGGCGCCCACCACCATCTGTACAAGTCCGCGCGTGCCGTGACAGTCGTGCCTGGAGCGCTCGTCGGCTTGCCTGCGTTCCCAACGCTGCTCGCCATCGACTGCCCGGGCGCGAACAAGACGAACCAGCTCAAGCTCATCGAGCCGAGCACCGGAGCCGTCAAGAAGACGATTCCGCTCGGCCCGGCGGGCACCGAGTGGCGCGGCATGGCGCTTCGAGGAGACCGGGGAGATCTGATCGGGCTCGAATCCACCTCGGACCTCACTGCAACGTATCGCGTCCACTCCGTCCGCGTCGATCCGAACGTCCCGGCGGGCCAGAGCCGAGTCACTCAACTATTCTCGGTGGCGGCTGCCGCCGGAGAAGAACGGGTCGCCGTTGGAATCGGCTGGAACGGTGAGGACGATCTGGTCAGCGTGCTCGTCAACGTTCTTGGGTTCAACGTCCCCGATCGCATTCTGAGGTTCACGGAGTCGGGCGGCGCTCCACCAGCCGGCACGCTTCCAAGCCAGACCCCGATCAGCACCCTGGCCTGCCCGGCGTTCCTCGGTGATACCGAGCATACCGCTGTACCGACCGGTCTCCTCGTCAGCGGACGCTCGGAGATATTCGGTTGCGACGAGAGCTTCGCGGCATCGACCGACGACGATGACGTAGCGCTGTTGCAGCTCCTGGCTGACCAGTCTGGTGACACCGACGTTTCGTCGCCCCTCGAGGGGTTGCTCTATGATTTGGAGTGCGACGCCATCACGTTCGCGGACGTACAGCGGACCGTCGTATGGGCCATGACCCGCAACGGGCGCCAGATCAGGGCGTTCACGGTCCCCCAGGGGACTTGCGGCAACGCGGGGGCGCCAGCAGAGCAGACCCAGCAGTTCTTTGGTCCGACCGGTGCCCCGAATCCCGCCTTCACTGCCATCTGCTCGACGTTCACCCTGGATGCTGACAAGGACGGCATCTTGGATTGCTGGGAAACGCTAGGCGGCATCGACTGGGATCTGGACGGAACGCTCGACTACACGTTTCCCCCGGGCGAGAAGCCGACTTTGCTGGTGCAGGACATCTACGTCGAGATTGACTACATGGCAGGGCACAACCCACTCGCGAGTGCGTATCAAGACAGCACCGGAAAGGATCCCATCGAGAAGACCAAGCAGGCGTTCGCCGGCGCGCCCGCATTCTATGCGGACGCCGACGTACTGAAGCTCTTTCCGATCTCGCGCAGGCTCCACGTGCTGGTCGACGAGCAGTTGGGCCACAGTGGCGCGTTGAGTTTCACCGGTAATGGCTGCTCGGACCCCCCAGCGATCGGCATCCCCGATTTCGATTTCATCAAGGCAGGCCACTTCGGCACGGTCGCGGAGCGCGCCCTGGCTGACTGGGACGCCAAGACCCACCCCGCCAAGGCGAGCGTATTCCGCTACAACCTCTGGGTTCACGGCTTGCTGGGTGGGGCGACAAAATCCGGGTGCGCCGAGTTTGGCGGCAACGACTTCGTCGTGTCGTTGCCCGGCGAAAACGTCGCTGACGTGAGCACGAAGTGGTACTTCGACGAGCCCGCCGGGAGCTTCATGCACGAGCTCGGCCACACGCTCCACCTGGAACACGGGGGCGCGGACAGCCTGAACTACAAGCCGAACTACCCGAGCGTGATGAACTACAGCTTCCAGTCCGATCTGAATTCGAAGCGGCGCCTCGACTACTCGCGCGCCGAGCTTCTGCTCCTGGACGAGGCGAACCTGAACGAAAGCATCGGGGTGCCCGGTTTCCCGACCGATACCAATGGCAACGTGGGGAGGACGCAGGTGTGCAGGTGCGCTCCGTCGAAGTCACCTCCTTGTCCGTGTTTCGCCAAATTAACGTCGCCGTACACGGATTGGAATCTGAACGGCCCCGACGACGGGTTCATCTCTCCCACGGACATCAACGGTGATCTTGCCATTGCGAGCAAGCTCAAGAGCCACGACGACTGGACCAACATCCAGGTGAACTTTCGGGGGAGCTTCGAGGCCCTGGACGGCGTGCGGCTGACGTCGGTGGACGAGACGCCGCGCCCACCGTTCTTTGACGACATGGATGGTGATGGCGTTGGCGTCGGCACGGACAACTGCTCCCCCGTGTTCAACCCATCGCAGACCGACTCGGACGGAGACGGCGTCGGGGACGCCTGTGACTTGCCAGTTCCCGTTGCGTGGCCGATGTTCCGACGGGTTGCAGATCATTCCGCGCGCGCCGGAGTCGTCGCGTCGAACGGCCCGGCGCTCGACTGGACCTTCGCGACAGGGAAGAAGATCGACGGCTCTCCCGCCATCGCCAACGACAGCTCGGTCTTCGTCGGGGCGCACGACGGGCGCCTGTACGCGCTTTCCCGCACTGGCTCGCTGCTCTGGACGTTTCAAACGGGTGGGCCGATCGAGTCGGGCCCGGCGCTTGTCGAGCTCGCGGCCGTCTACGTCACGTCGCTGGACGGCAAGCTGTACCGGCTCGGTTGGTCGGGCGGCAAACAGTGGGCGTTCGCGACTGGCGGGGCCGTGCGCTCGTCGCCCACCCTGGGAGTCGATGAGACCGCGTACTTTGGCTCCGACGATCACGCCGTCTACGCTGTGAACAGTCAAGGAGCGCTCGTCTGGAGCTTGGCGACGGGCGGCGAGGTTCGGTCGTCTCCCGCGATCGCGCCGGATGGGACCGTGTATGTCGGGTCGGATGACAAGCACGTGTATGCGATGAGCCCGGCCGGCGCCCTGCTCTGGAAGCGCGCGCTCGGGGGTCAGGTGCGAGCGTCTCTTGCGGTCACGGCATCCGGCTCGATCGTGGTCGGCGCGCGCGACGGACGCCTGTACGCGCTGAGCGCAAATGGGGACATCCTCTGGAGCTACGATGCCGGGAAGCACATCGACTCTTCGCCGGCCATCGCTTCGGACGGGACCATCTACTTCGGAACCGACGGAGGGAGCCTGATCGCGCTCCATCCCAACGGCACGTTGAAGTGGAGCTTCGACGCCGGGGCCCATATCGACTCTTCGCCGGCCGTCGACCGCGCGGGGACCGTCGTGTTCGGCGCGGACGATGGCCGGTTGCGCGCGGTCGGGGCCGGCGGTGCGCTGCTCTGGAGCCTGGAGACCCACGGTGACGTCGACTCCTCGCCGGCCATCGACGGCACCGGGCGGGTCGTGGTCGGATCCAAGTCCGGCAAGCTGTTCGCGGTGACAGCGCCGTGA
- the atpD gene encoding F0F1 ATP synthase subunit beta, whose product MESTQGAKGKITQVIGPVVDVEFPRGKLPRILNALTVTNANISAEKHNLVLEVAQHLGEGVVRAVAMDASEGLVRGAEVIDTGSPILMPVGPATLGRIMNVVGKPVDEKGPVEAKLRWPIHRPAPKFVDQSTTVEVFETGIKVIDLLAPYRKGGKIGLFGGAGVGKTVLIQELINNVAKAHGGVSCFAGVGERTREGNDLYLEMQESKLETGEPVLSKTALVFGQMNEPPGARARVALSALTAAEYFRDEEGQDVLLFVDNIFRFTQAGSEVSALLGRMPSAVGYQPTLATEMGALQERITSTTKGSITSVQAIYVPADDLTDPAPATAFAHLDATTVLSRSIAELGIYPAVDPLDSTSTMLDPQVIGDEHYQVALGVQQTLQKYKDLQDIIAILGMDELSEDDKLVVSRARRIQRFLSQPFFVAAQFTGMVGKYVPLKETVAAFKELLSGALDDLPEQAFYMVGNVEEAKAKAQKLKSAS is encoded by the coding sequence ATGGAGAGCACCCAGGGAGCAAAGGGCAAAATCACCCAGGTCATCGGCCCCGTCGTGGACGTCGAGTTCCCGCGCGGCAAGCTGCCCCGGATCCTGAATGCCCTCACGGTAACCAATGCCAACATCTCCGCCGAGAAGCACAACCTGGTGCTCGAAGTGGCACAGCACCTCGGTGAGGGTGTCGTCCGCGCTGTCGCAATGGACGCCTCCGAAGGGCTGGTCCGCGGCGCAGAGGTGATCGACACCGGTTCGCCCATCTTGATGCCGGTGGGCCCTGCCACCCTCGGTCGCATCATGAACGTCGTCGGCAAACCCGTGGACGAGAAGGGCCCGGTCGAGGCCAAGCTGCGTTGGCCAATCCACCGCCCGGCTCCGAAGTTCGTCGATCAGAGCACCACGGTCGAAGTGTTCGAGACGGGCATCAAGGTCATCGACCTCCTGGCCCCGTACCGCAAGGGCGGCAAGATCGGCCTGTTCGGCGGCGCCGGCGTGGGCAAGACCGTGCTCATTCAGGAGCTGATCAACAACGTCGCAAAGGCCCACGGTGGCGTGAGTTGTTTCGCCGGCGTCGGAGAGCGCACCCGCGAAGGCAACGATCTCTACCTCGAGATGCAAGAGTCGAAGCTCGAGACGGGTGAGCCCGTGCTGAGCAAGACGGCGCTGGTGTTCGGCCAGATGAACGAGCCGCCGGGCGCGCGCGCTCGCGTCGCGCTCTCGGCACTGACCGCCGCCGAGTACTTCCGCGACGAAGAGGGCCAGGACGTCCTCTTGTTCGTCGACAACATTTTCCGCTTCACCCAGGCCGGTTCGGAGGTGAGCGCCTTGCTCGGCCGCATGCCGAGCGCCGTGGGTTACCAGCCCACGCTGGCCACCGAGATGGGCGCGCTGCAGGAGCGCATCACCTCGACCACAAAGGGCTCCATCACGAGTGTGCAGGCCATCTACGTTCCGGCCGACGATCTCACCGATCCCGCTCCGGCCACGGCCTTTGCCCACCTCGACGCCACGACGGTGCTCTCGCGCAGCATCGCCGAGCTCGGCATCTACCCCGCCGTCGATCCCCTCGACTCGACCAGCACCATGCTCGATCCGCAGGTCATCGGCGACGAGCACTATCAGGTCGCGCTCGGTGTGCAGCAGACCTTGCAGAAGTACAAGGACCTCCAAGACATCATCGCGATCTTGGGCATGGACGAGCTCAGCGAGGACGACAAACTCGTGGTGTCGCGCGCGCGCCGCATCCAGCGCTTCCTGTCCCAGCCGTTCTTCGTCGCCGCGCAGTTCACCGGCATGGTCGGCAAGTACGTTCCGCTGAAGGAGACCGTCGCGGCGTTCAAGGAGCTCCTGTCCGGGGCGCTCGACGACCTGCCGGAGCAGGCGTTCTACATGGTGGGCAACGTCGAAGAGGCGAAGGCCAAGGCCCAGAAGCTCAAGAGTGCTTCCTGA
- a CDS encoding DUF58 domain-containing protein: MHLHPTRTAVDLAVAGVVCVGVGLAAREAAIVAWGGALLVGLAIARAVTELGVARVRAAGFEMLWRSEPRVRRIARGDTVELEAEVRNRDTRAARYVGLRVVASPNLSVEIEPSEGEVPAGGRLRAIVRVRAPRVGRHGLHGLSLEVRGSPGLFEVPLTFANPFGIEVLPRPFALAMRSPRGGRSRVVANEGRPGPLSGDGMELRELREHRPGDALKRVAWKASARRGYLMVRDYEREERDVVFILLDASVELWSGEPGHAPLDLAIDEVAAVAMRHLGRGDRVGLGILGARRLAWMPPARGPLHGIELLVALAHAAGTHDSDRSDLDEMDVSMRVLEHMRPLDPTAAGRVRASDLDRVARRVERVKARSPFPTAEVWAESARDRVLRSYLSAFGIASPARLEAERPRTDARLAAALERVARDKPRASIAYVWSVAPDLSARPDLHRALTRFPRRSIDLRWISMRLEQSIPRSGSPLMAAVGDAVRVRALVAQERGEHELRRQGIRVDRAAPRAVVVTSPAEPNAPETALR; the protein is encoded by the coding sequence GTGCACCTGCACCCCACCCGGACCGCAGTGGATCTCGCCGTCGCGGGTGTGGTGTGTGTCGGCGTTGGCCTGGCTGCCCGAGAAGCAGCCATCGTCGCGTGGGGTGGCGCGCTCCTGGTGGGGCTGGCCATCGCCCGCGCGGTCACCGAGCTCGGGGTCGCACGCGTGCGAGCCGCTGGTTTCGAGATGTTGTGGCGCAGTGAGCCTCGGGTGCGCAGGATTGCCCGCGGGGACACCGTCGAGCTCGAGGCCGAGGTCCGCAATCGGGACACACGCGCAGCCCGTTATGTCGGCTTGCGCGTCGTCGCCTCTCCAAACCTGAGCGTCGAGATCGAACCTAGCGAGGGCGAAGTCCCGGCCGGCGGACGCCTGCGCGCCATCGTGCGCGTGCGCGCGCCGCGCGTCGGACGGCACGGGCTGCACGGGCTGTCGCTGGAGGTCCGCGGGAGCCCAGGGCTGTTCGAGGTGCCCCTCACGTTCGCCAACCCATTTGGCATCGAGGTCTTGCCGCGCCCATTCGCCTTGGCCATGCGCTCGCCCCGCGGCGGACGCAGTCGTGTGGTCGCCAACGAAGGCCGACCCGGGCCCCTGTCCGGCGACGGCATGGAGTTGCGCGAGCTGCGTGAGCACCGACCGGGTGACGCCCTCAAGCGTGTGGCCTGGAAAGCCTCGGCACGACGCGGCTATCTGATGGTGCGCGACTACGAGCGGGAGGAGCGCGACGTCGTCTTCATCTTGCTCGACGCTTCGGTGGAGCTGTGGTCCGGCGAACCCGGTCATGCGCCGCTCGACCTGGCAATCGACGAAGTGGCGGCGGTTGCAATGCGCCACCTCGGCCGCGGCGACCGGGTGGGGCTCGGGATCCTGGGAGCCCGCCGCCTGGCGTGGATGCCGCCCGCACGCGGCCCACTGCACGGCATCGAGCTCTTGGTCGCCCTCGCCCACGCCGCCGGAACTCATGACTCCGATCGCAGCGACCTCGACGAGATGGACGTATCCATGCGCGTGCTGGAACACATGCGGCCGCTGGATCCCACCGCGGCCGGCCGCGTCAGAGCGAGTGATCTCGATCGCGTGGCACGCAGAGTCGAGCGGGTGAAAGCGCGGTCTCCATTCCCCACGGCCGAGGTCTGGGCCGAGTCCGCCCGCGACCGCGTGCTCCGGAGTTATCTGAGTGCGTTCGGCATTGCATCACCGGCACGACTGGAGGCCGAGCGCCCACGCACCGACGCGCGTCTCGCCGCCGCCCTCGAGCGGGTGGCCCGGGACAAACCCCGAGCCAGCATCGCCTACGTCTGGTCCGTGGCCCCGGACCTGTCAGCGCGCCCGGACCTGCACCGCGCGCTCACGCGATTCCCCCGCCGCAGCATCGATCTGCGCTGGATTTCCATGCGCCTGGAGCAGAGCATTCCACGCTCCGGCTCCCCCTTGATGGCAGCGGTAGGCGATGCGGTCCGAGTCCGCGCCCTGGTGGCGCAAGAGCGCGGCGAACACGAGCTCCGCCGCCAGGGGATCCGCGTCGACCGCGCGGCCCCCCGGGCCGTCGTCGTGACGAGCCCCGCCGAGCCCAATGCCCCGGAGACTGCGCTTCGCTAA
- a CDS encoding diguanylate cyclase codes for MANFDQETVITEIGKRPPAAPPGNDSLVVIYAKEEAMRGKRFKLEKSPLTIGRVPDNDIVLDDDAVSRRHAQVEQRGEPWFVVDVGSRNGTLHNEAELKKECELGHGDRIKVGSTIFKYLTGADAESAYFEEVFKLTITDGLTQVNNRRHFDEALEREFLRARRHRRPLALLVIDIDFFKKINDEYGHLAGDQVLRELAQLVLARVRRDETVARYGGEEFVVLLPETALDGAISLADNLRARIAAHSFVFQEVTIPVTVSIGCAEFHEDDATAPDLFRRADEKLYQAKKTGRNRVCS; via the coding sequence GTGGCGAACTTCGATCAAGAGACCGTCATCACCGAGATCGGAAAACGGCCGCCGGCTGCGCCGCCGGGGAACGACTCGTTGGTGGTGATCTACGCGAAGGAAGAGGCGATGCGCGGCAAGCGCTTCAAGCTCGAGAAGAGCCCGCTGACCATCGGCCGCGTCCCAGACAACGACATCGTGCTGGATGACGATGCGGTTTCGCGGCGGCACGCGCAGGTCGAACAGCGCGGCGAACCCTGGTTCGTCGTCGACGTGGGCTCGCGCAACGGGACGCTGCACAACGAGGCTGAGCTCAAGAAGGAGTGTGAGCTCGGGCACGGTGACCGCATCAAGGTTGGCTCCACGATCTTCAAGTACCTGACCGGAGCCGACGCAGAGAGCGCGTACTTCGAAGAGGTCTTCAAGCTGACGATCACCGACGGGCTGACGCAGGTGAACAACCGGCGGCACTTCGACGAGGCGCTGGAGCGCGAGTTCTTGCGCGCGCGCCGCCACCGCCGGCCTCTCGCGCTCCTGGTGATCGACATCGACTTCTTCAAGAAGATCAACGACGAGTACGGTCACCTGGCGGGGGACCAGGTCCTGCGAGAGCTCGCCCAGCTGGTCTTGGCTCGTGTGCGGCGGGACGAGACCGTAGCGAGGTACGGCGGTGAAGAGTTCGTCGTGCTCTTGCCCGAGACGGCGCTCGACGGCGCCATTTCCCTGGCGGACAACCTACGCGCGCGCATCGCCGCGCACAGCTTCGTGTTTCAGGAGGTCACCATCCCGGTCACCGTCAGCATCGGCTGCGCCGAGTTCCACGAGGATGATGCGACCGCGCCGGATCTCTTCCGGCGCGCCGACGAGAAGCTGTATCAAGCCAAGAAGACCGGGCGAAACCGGGTCTGCTCCTGA